Genomic window (Rossellomorea aquimaris):
ATCTTGCTTACATGGGGCATGGACGTGAATACGAGAATGCGACACATAATAAGGTGTGGCTGCATCACATTGAAACTGGACATTCCATTTGCCTGACAGAAGGCATGGATCTGCCCGTAGGAGACTATCTTAATAGCGACAGCATCCAAGGTTCATCACAAACGGGGATACTATGGTCAAAGGATAATGAAAGCTTCTACTTCCTGGCATCTGATGCCGGGAACACAGTCCTATACTATGCACACATTGATGGGGCGATATACCCTGCACTGCTGCAGGAAGAACAGCATGTATATGGATACGACTTCGATTCAACTCGACAGGTGATGCTGATTGCCATGAGCAAGCCGACCGAGCCCGGTGAATTATATACTCTTCATGTACCTAGTGGTGAGTTGAATAAAATGACTAACCTGAACGGGGACCTGCTGGGGAATCGTGAATTATCTTCTCCCCAATCATTTATGTACACTGGTGCTAAAGATTGTCCGGTACAAGGCTGGATCATGAAGCCAGTCGGTTATGAGGAAGGAAAAAAATATCCACTTATCGTCGAAATACACGGTGGCCCCCACACCATGTATGGGAATACGTTTTTTCACGAATTCCAAGTGCTGGCAAGTAAAGGATATGCTGTTTTATATGTGAATCCAAGAGGAAGCCATGGCTACGGGCAAGAGTTCGTGGATGCCGTAAGAGGAGATTACGGCGGCGGGGATTACGAGGATATCATGGCAGGAGTCGAGTATGCCCTGAAGGAATTTCCGTTTATTGATGAAACCCGCTTAGGTGTGACCGGTGGAAGCTATGGAGGATTCATGACCAACTGGATCATCGGCCATAGTGATAAGTTTAAAGCAGCGGCCACCCAGCGCTCCATCAGCAATTGGATCAGCTTTTACGGAGTGAGCGATATCGGCTACTACTTCTCAGAGTGGCAAATCCAAAGCGATCTCGGGGACTTCGAAACCCTTTGGAAACATTCACCCCTTGCTTATGTGAAGAATATGAACACCCCCCTATTGATCCTTCACAGCGAAAAGGACTACCGTTGTCCGATTGAGCAGGCGGAACAACTATTCATCGCATTAAAGCGGGAGAAAAAAGATGTGAGATTCGTGCGTTTCCCGGAATCCAATCACAATTTGTCCCGGACTGGAAAACCTTCTTTGAGGGAAGCTAGATTACAGGAGATTGTGGATTGGTTTGGGGAGTATTTATAGAGGCGAGCTGTCATTCCCGGATGGGGATGGCAGTTTTTTTGATAGGGAGAAATGGGGAATGAAGAATAAAAAATGAAATTGGACGAGGGTGTAGCGACTATTCTGAAAGTCGATAATATATGGGGCGAAGTCGATAATAAAATGTAAAAGTCGATAATATATGGGGCAAAGTCGATAATAAAATGTAAAACTCGATAATATATGGGGTGAAGTCGATAATATCGCCCTGCGGAGCCGAGTAATCCTTGACTGGATTGTTTGGAGAAGGAGTTTATCTACCGTTTCCCGATTTTATCACTCTGAAAAACACTTTTATCTGGCGAATTCCTGATATATCTGCCAATGTGCGAAATTCGACAAATTTTGCGAACGAACGACGAACCTTCGAACGAATCCATAAACAAAACCTATTCCAGAACCGCCCCCAAAAAATGACCCCCAAAACGTTTACATCCCCCCTCATTAGGCAAAGTTATATTAATAAAACGACCCAAGAGATAACAATATGGAAATCCTGATTTAGTGTGATATGATGAAAATACAAGTAACGATATAACGAAATGAGTTTATTTGTTCATGGTCGTTTAAGGGGAAACATATAATATGGATATAAATAAGATAAAAGACTGGTTTACACTTGAAAATATGATGGACCTGATTCAGCAGTATCGTTCATTTGGACCGATCCCAGGGATCCTGTTGCCGCTGTTGGAAGCGTTTCTTCCGTTCCTGCCCCTGGTTGTGTTTGTGACGGCCAATGCGAATGCCTTCGGGTTATGGTGGGGATTCCTGTTTTCATGGATTGGCGCTACGCTTGGAGCCCTTATTGTATTCTTGTTGGTAAGAAGGTATGGAGAAACCCGATTTTTTCGTTTCCTGAGAAAGAACCGCCAAGTGAAGCGATTGACGAAATGGGTAGACAAGCATGGGTTTGGACCGTTGTTCATTCTTTTATGCTTCCCATTTACACCATCTGCCTTGGTGAATGTGGTGGCGGGATTGTCGTCGATCAGCATCGCTCAATATATGCTCGCTGTGGTTACAGGGAAAATGGTGATGATTTTCACCATAAGCTTTATCGGATATGATATTATATCATTAGTAAGACAACCAATACGTACTGTAATCGTTGCAGCCATTATTTTTGTCCTATGGTTTGTAGGGAAACGGATTGAGATACATCTGAATAAGAAAATGGAAATAGACCAACGAATTGAACGGAAAAAGCAGGAGGAATCAAATTGAGAGAAGAGGTAAAAAGAGAAGGACTCGAATGGATTAAAGCCTTGGGGATTGGACTGATCATCTTTATCATCATTCGAACCTTTCTCTTCTCCAACTATGTAGTCGAAGGTGAATCAATGATGCCGACACTACAGGATGGAAATAAACTTGTTGTGAATAAAATCGGTTATCATATAGGGGACTTGGATCGCTTTGATGTTGTTGTCTTTCATGCGAATGAAAACGAGGATTATGTGAAACGAATCATTGGACTGCCCGGTGATAAGGTCGTTTATAAAGACGATAAGTTATATGTTAACGGAGAATACTATCCTGAACCTTATTTAGAAAAATTCAAGCAGGAGTACATCGGCAACAAGCTGACGGGAGACTTTACCCTTGAAGAAATCACGGATGAGCAAACGGTTCCCAAAGGAAAAGTATTCGTTCTTGGAGACAATCGTCGGGGTAGTATGGATAGTCGCTACTTCGGGTTTATAGACCGGGAACAGATTGTCGGAAAAGTGGATCTTCGTTACTGGCCTATCAACGAATGGGATATACAATTCAGGAACTAAAGATATGGGAATGCTGTTCGATACATGAACAGCATTCTTTTTTTACGAAAGATTCTTCGCGGTTGCGGACTGTTGAAAGGATGCTACTTCGAAAAGTGATGCTTTAAGCTCTTTGGATAAGGAAAGGATCAAATTCATTTTGGGGATCTGATCCTTTCTATGTTGATGGGTATTTAAATTGCAGGTTTCGATAAAATGCGGGATGTGCCTGTCGCTCTAATCCCCCTCATAAAAGCTTTAACAAACTCCTCATCCCACTGTGTCCCTTTGCCTTCTTCCAAAATGGAGAGGGCTTTTTCGATAGGCATTCCTTTTCGATAAGGGCGATCCGAGGTCATGGCGTCAAAGGCATCGGCGACAGCGATCAATCGTCCGAACACGGGAATATCGTCTCCTTTTAATTGATCGGGATATCCCCGGCCATCCACCCGCTCATGGTGGTGCTTGATGCCAGGTAAGATGGGCAGGAGTTCTTCTGTTAACTGAACCCCTTTTACAATTTCTTCGCCAATCACAGGGTGGAATTTGATTTGATCAAACTCTTCAAGTGTTAATTTCCCCTCTTTTAAAAGCACATTGTCGCGTATGCCGATCTTTCCGATGTCGTGAAGTAGAGCTGACTTATTGAGTAAGTCAATGTCTTTCGAAGACCAGTTGCATTGTTTGGCAATTAAAACAGAAAATTCCGCAACACGTTTAGAATGACCGGCCGTATATGGGTCCCGTGCATCCAATGTACCTGCTACGACTGCGAAAAATTGATCGAGGAGCTGCTGGTTTTTCTGATCTCGGAGATTTATG
Coding sequences:
- a CDS encoding S9 family peptidase, with the protein product MKKGIEIQDLYELRAVSDPRLSPSGEEAVYVKTIMCEEKNEYFSTLHSIRLQDKTTRQWTFGEQKISTPRWSPDGRKIAFVSNRSGVNQLYLVHRDGGEAEQLTDYQKGISNPVWSPCGEKIAVSLRLEKGETFGKKECEEEKLKPFVTTSMKYKSDDRGFDDHCYSQIAVVDVASKKMRRVTDDVHDYALHSWSPDGKHIAFSVDRTEDKDFSFQSDLYIFSLEMNEYKKVNEESGYYGGAAWSPDGKHLAYMGHGREYENATHNKVWLHHIETGHSICLTEGMDLPVGDYLNSDSIQGSSQTGILWSKDNESFYFLASDAGNTVLYYAHIDGAIYPALLQEEQHVYGYDFDSTRQVMLIAMSKPTEPGELYTLHVPSGELNKMTNLNGDLLGNRELSSPQSFMYTGAKDCPVQGWIMKPVGYEEGKKYPLIVEIHGGPHTMYGNTFFHEFQVLASKGYAVLYVNPRGSHGYGQEFVDAVRGDYGGGDYEDIMAGVEYALKEFPFIDETRLGVTGGSYGGFMTNWIIGHSDKFKAAATQRSISNWISFYGVSDIGYYFSEWQIQSDLGDFETLWKHSPLAYVKNMNTPLLILHSEKDYRCPIEQAEQLFIALKREKKDVRFVRFPESNHNLSRTGKPSLREARLQEIVDWFGEYL
- a CDS encoding TVP38/TMEM64 family protein, translating into MDINKIKDWFTLENMMDLIQQYRSFGPIPGILLPLLEAFLPFLPLVVFVTANANAFGLWWGFLFSWIGATLGALIVFLLVRRYGETRFFRFLRKNRQVKRLTKWVDKHGFGPLFILLCFPFTPSALVNVVAGLSSISIAQYMLAVVTGKMVMIFTISFIGYDIISLVRQPIRTVIVAAIIFVLWFVGKRIEIHLNKKMEIDQRIERKKQEESN
- the lepB gene encoding signal peptidase I, whose product is MREEVKREGLEWIKALGIGLIIFIIIRTFLFSNYVVEGESMMPTLQDGNKLVVNKIGYHIGDLDRFDVVVFHANENEDYVKRIIGLPGDKVVYKDDKLYVNGEYYPEPYLEKFKQEYIGNKLTGDFTLEEITDEQTVPKGKVFVLGDNRRGSMDSRYFGFIDREQIVGKVDLRYWPINEWDIQFRN